From a single Pelmatolapia mariae isolate MD_Pm_ZW linkage group LG20, Pm_UMD_F_2, whole genome shotgun sequence genomic region:
- the LOC134618762 gene encoding dihydropyridine-sensitive L-type skeletal muscle calcium channel subunit alpha-1-like, translating to MASNTEAAKPIIMNEEELKRKQREKLKKLQATGGNPRPARSLFLFNLKNPFRKACINIVEWKTFEIIILLTIFANCIALAVFLPMPEEDTNNTNLNLESLEYIFLVIFTLECFLKIVAYGFVFHEGAYLRNCWNILDFVIVFMGLFTLFMDTVNMVSGVPKEKGGGFDMKALRAFRVLRPLRLVSGVPSLQVVMNSILKAMLPLLHIALLVFLLVTIYAIMGLELFKCKMHKTCYYKGTNIYATAEGELPAPCAQAGNGRRCIINGTECRPGWEGPNNGITHFDNIGFAMLTVYQCITMESWTKVLYWVNDAIGNEWPWLYFVPLILLGSFFVLNLVLGVLSGEFTKEREKARSRGEFQKLRERQQLDEDLHGYMEWITHAEVLDADREGKGLLPLSSGDSDTDSLYDLEGKSRIIYYYRLARRWNRFFRMKCLVYVKTRAFYWVVMFLVFLNTLTIATEYHHQSESLTSFQDVASRVLLVLFVIEMFVKMYALGPRAYFMSLFNRFDFFVVLCGILEMIMLSAGAVAPLGFSVLRCIRLLRILKVTKYWKSLSNLVASLLNSVRSIASLLLLLFLFIVIFSLLGMQVFGGKFNFSDHRARRSNFDNFPQALISVFQILTGEDWTSIMYNGIMAYGGPVIPGILVSIYFIILFVCGNYILLNVFLAIAVDNLAEAESLTSAQKEKAEEKLRKKLLRAKMPEKTDEERERIAKKLAEQRAKIEGMPTTAKLKIDEFESNVNEVKDPFPPADFPGDDEEEEPEIPISPRPRPMADLQLKEEAVPLPEASSFFIFGPQNKFRKLCYKIINASSFTNLILLFILLSSISLAAEDPIDPKSYRNQILAYADIVFTSVFTIEIVLKMTVYGAFMHKGSFCRNSFNILDLIVVGVSLLSMGMESSAISVVKILRVLRVLRPLRAINRAKGLKHVVQCVFVAIKTIGNIVLVTLLLNFMFACIGVQLFKGKFYSCTDVSKVTEEECQGFYLKHMENSLQDTVVAKREWLNNDFNFDNVLNGILALFTVSTFEGWPKLLYRAIDSAEEDMGPVFNNRVDVSIFFIIYIIIIAFFMMNIFVGFVIVTFQEQGEQEYKNCELDKNQRQCVQYALKARPLKCYIPKNPYQYRVWYIVTSCYFEYLMFFLIMLNTLCLGMQHCNQSDHVTKLSDILNLIFTVLFTVEMILKLMAFKARGYFGDPWNVFDFIIVIGSVVDVILSEVDSALADSGGLYCLHGCTETNPMQVIAASENASVSITFFRLFRVMRLVKLLNRSEGIRNLLWTFIKSFQALPHVALLIVMLFFIYSVVGMQIFGKIALVDGTQINRNNNFQTFPQAVLMLFRCATGEGWQEVMMASMYGKKCDPKSDFLPGEEYTCGSNFAVFYFLSFYCLCAFLILNLFVAVIMDNFDYLTRDWSLLGPHHLDEFKKIWAEYDPEATGRIKHLDVVTLLRSIQPPLGFGKFCPHRAACKRLVGMNMPLNSDGTVTFNATLFALVRTALKIKTEGNFEQANEELRAIIKKIWKRTSMKLLDQVIPPIGDDEVTVGKFYATFLLQDHLRKFIKRQEEYYGYRPTKKSASGPEIQAGLRSIEEEAAPEMHRAISGDLQNEEEMERAMEEAGEEAIYQRSHHLFGNRVESFSTEPANTQSQQVTNMRPLSFAESQPESPPSSASALVSGTEFFPTAPPKSNTNNNAFAEFSFEREGTPDEFYNPCEDEEAASRHAWNFTVRTGRTQFPYDPNYGDSQSQSSHTAADHLVQEALEKGGLVSLARDPGFVSLTKKEMAEAMHISVSDMEGVAQGILKERSSSMTPVKKKRPIPVPSPAPAAATVVTGRPDPAVRRKKRPIPTVPSAQGPSETDSGV from the exons ATGGCGTCGAACACAGAAGCGGCCAAGCCGATCATCATGAATGAAGAGGAGCTGAAGAGGAAGCAGAGGGAGAAGCTTAAGAAACTACAGGCCACTGGAGGAAACCCTCGACCTGCGAGATCTCTCTTCCTGTTCAACCTCAAAAATCCCTTCCGCAAGGCCTGCATCAACATAGTGGAGTGGAA AACCTTTGAGATCATCATCTTATTGACCATTTTTGCAAACTGTATCGCTTTGGCTGTGTTCCTGCCCATGCCTGAAGAAGACACCAACAACACCAACTTAAATTTG GAAAGTCTGGAGTATATCTTCCTGGTCATCTTCACGTTGGAGTGCTTCTTGAAGATAGTAGCGTATGGGTTTGTGTTCCATGAAGGGGCCTATTTACGAAACTGCTGGAACATATTGGACTTTGTCATCGTCTTCATGGG TCTCTTTACCTTATTTATGGATACCGTAAACATGGTGTCAGGTGTGCCAAAGGAGAAGGGTGGGGGGTTTGATATGAAAGCACTGAGAGCTTTCAGAGTACTGCGGCCTCTACGCCTCGTTTCTGGAGTCCCCA GCCTGCAGGTGGTAATGAACTCCATCCTTAAAGCGATGCTGCCTCTTCTACACATTGCTCTGCTGGTCTTCTTACTGGTCACTATCTATGCCATCATGGGGCTGGAGCTCTTTAAGTGCAAAATGCATAAGACCTGCTATTACAAAGGCACAA ATATCTATGCCACAGCAGAGGGCGAACTGCCTGCCCCCTGTGCTCAGGCTGGTAATGGACGCCGCTGCATCATTAATGGCACGGAATGTCGGCCCGGCTGGGAAGGTCCCAACAACGGGATCACCCACTTTGATAACATTGGCTTTGCCATGCTGACAGTATACCAGTGTATCACCATGGAAAGCTGGACCAAAGTGCTCTACTGG GTGAATGATGCCATAGGGAATGAATGGCCCTGGCTCTATTTTGTTCCTCTAATTCTGCTGGGCTCTTTCTTCGTGCTCAATCTGGTCCTGGGTGTGCTCAGCGG AGAGTTTACCAAAGAGCGGGAAAAGGCCAGGTCACGTGGAGAGTTCCAGAAGTTACGAGAGCGTCAGCAACTAGATGAGGACCTCCACGGCTACATGGAGTGGATCACTCACGCTGAAGTCCTGGATGCTGATAGAGAAGGAAAAG GACTCCTGCCTTTGTCCAGTGGAGATTCAGACACAGACAGTCTGTATGACCTGGAGGGCAAGAGTCGAATAATTTATTACTA cCGCCTGGCTCGGCGTTGGAACCGTTTCTTCCGGATGAAGTGCCTGGTGTACGTGAAAACCAGGGCGTTTTATTGGGTGGTGATGTTCCTGGTCTTCCTCAACACTCTGACCATAGCCACAGAGTACCACCACCAGTCTGAAAGCCTGACTTCCTTTCAAG ATGTGGCTAGCCGTGTGCTGCTGGTGCTGTTTGTCATTGAGATGTTTGTGAAGATGTATGCTCTGGGACCCAGGGCATATTTCATGTCTCTATTTAACCGTTTTGACTTCTTTGTGGTACTATGTGGTATCCTGGAGATGATCATGCTGTCTGCAGGTGCTGTGGCTCCCCTGGGTTTCTCTGTACTCAGGTGTATCCGCCTGCTGAGGATCCTCAAAGTCACAAA gtactggaAGTCACTCAGTAATCTTGTGGCCTCTCTCCTTAACTCCGTTCGCTCCATTGCCtcgctccttcttcttcttttcctcttcattgtcattttctcaCTCCTGGGCATGCAGGTTTTTGGAGGGAAATTTAACTTCTCTGACCACAGAGCCAGGCGCAGCAACTTTGACAACTTCCCTCAGGCCTTGATCAGTGTGTTTCAG ATCCTCACAGGAGAGGACTGGACATCCATCATGTACAATGGAATCATGGCCTATGGAGGGCCTGTCATTCCTGGCATCCTGGTCTCCATCTACTTCattattctctttgtctgtgGAAACT ATATCCTCCTCAACGTCTTCCTCGCTATCGCCGTCGACAACCTCGCAGAGGCTGAGAGTTTGACTTCAGCTCAGAAAGAAAAGGCAGAGGAGAAGTTGAGGAAGAAGCTACTAAg GGCGAAAATGCCTGAGAAGACTgatgaggagagagagaggatagCTAAGAAACTGGCTGAGCAGAGGGCCAAGATAGAAGGCATGCCCACCACAGCCAAG cttaaaatcgatgaatttgagtCTAATGTCAATGAAGTGAAAGATCCATTTCCACCTGCTGATTTCCCAG gtgatgatgaggaggaagagcctGAAATCCCTATCAGCCCCCGGCCCCGACCAATGGCGGATCTGCAGCTGAAGGAAGAAGCAGTTCCGTTACCTGAAGCTAGctcctttttcatttttggcCCTCAGAACAA GTTCCGTAAATTATGCTACAAGATCATCAATGCTTCATCCTTCACCAACTTaatcctcctcttcatcctgcTCTCCTCCATCTCATTAGCAGCTGAGGACCCCATTGATCCCAAGTCCTACAGAAACCAG ATCTTGGCCTATGCTGATATTGTCTTCACATCTGTGTTCACCATTGAGATTGTACTGAAG ATGACAGTGTATGGAGCGTTCATGCACAAAGGCTCGTTCTGTCGTAACTCTTTCAATATTCTGGATCTGATTGTGGTCGGAGTGTCTCTTCTGTCTATGGGAATGGA ATCCAGTGCCATCTCTGTCGTGAAGATTCTCAGGGTGTTGAGGGTGCTGAGGCCTCTCAGAGCTATCAACAGAGCCAAAGGATTAAAG CATGTGGTCCAGTGCGTATTTGTGGCCATCAAAACAATTGGTAACATCGTCCTGGTCACCCTGCTGCTGAATTTCATGTTTGCCTGCATAGGAGTCCAACTCTTTAAG GGTAAATTCTACAGCTGCACAGATGTGTCCAAAGTGACTGAGGAGGAATGCCA GGGATTCTACTTGAAGCATATGGAGAATTCCCTGCAAGACACAGTAGTGGCTAAGAGAGAATGGCTCAATAATGACTTTAACTTTGACAATGTGCTCAATGGAATTCTGGCTCTGTTCACCGTTTCCACATTTGAGGGCTGGCCAAA ACTCTTATACAGAGCCATAGATTCAGCTGAAGAAGACATGGGTCCAGTCTTCAACAACCGTGTCGACGTGTCCATCTTCTTCATTATCTACATCATCATCATAGCCTTCTTCATGATGAACATCTTTGTGGGCTTTGTCATAGTCACCTTCCAGGAGCAGGGTGAGCAGGAGTATAAGAACTGTGAGCTGGACAAGAACCAG CGCCAGTGCGTGCAGTATGCTCTGAAGGCTCGTCCTCTGAAGTGCTACATACCCAAAAACCCGTACCAGTACAGGGTCTGGTACATTGTCACCTCCTGCTACTTTGAGTACCTCATGTTCTTTCTGATTATGCTGAACACTTTGTGTCTTGGGATGCAG CACTGTAATCAGTCGGACCACGTCACAAAGCTGTCAGACATTCTCAACTTAATCTTCACGGTGCTCTTCACTGTGGAGATGATTCTTAAGCTCATGGCCTTCAAAGCACGG GGTTACTTTGGAGACCCGTGGAATGTGTTTGACTTCATTATTGTTATTGGTAGCGTTGTTGACGTCATCCTGAGTGAAGTCGAT AGTGCCCTGGCCGATAGTGGAGGACTGTACTGTCTCCATGGCTGT ACC GAGACGAATCCAATGCAAGTAATTGCG GCCTCTGAAAATGCCTCTGTTTCCATCACTTTCTTCCGACTCTTCCGTGTTATGCGTCTGGTCAAACTGCTGAACCGTTCGGAGGGCATCCGTAACCTGCTGTGGACCTTCATCAAATCTTTCCAG GCTCTGCCTCATGTAGCTCTGCTCATCGTGATGCTCTTCTTTATCTACTCTGTCGTTGGGATGCAG ATCTTTGGAAAGATAGCATTAGTGGATGGTACCCAAATCAACCGCAACAACAACTTCCAGACATTCCCTCAGGCTGTTCTGATGTTATTCCG ATGTGCCACTGGAGAGGGTTGGCAAGAGGTCATGATGGCGTCAATGTATGGAAAAAAGTGTGACCCCAAGTCTGACTTCCTGCCAGGAGAAGAGTACACCTGTGGGTCCAATTTTGCTGTCTTTTACTTCCTCAGCTTCTACTGTCTCTGTGCCTTCTTG ATCCTCAACTTGTTCGTAGCTGTTATTATGGACAATTTTGACTATCTGACCCGTGATTGGTCTCTGCTTGGTCCACACCATCTGGATGAGTTTAAAAAGATCTGGGCTGAATATGATCCCGAAGCTAC GGGGAGAATCAAACATCTGGATGTGGTGACGCTGCTGCGAAGTATTCAGCCTCCTCTGGGCTTTGGCAAATTCTGTCCTCACCGGGCTGCATGCAAG CGCTTGGTCGGTATGAACATGCCTCTCAACAGTGATGGCACGGTCACCTTTAATGCTACCCTTTTCGCGCTGGTCAGGACTGCACTCAAAATTAAAACAGAAG GTAACTTTGAGCAGGCCAATGAGGAGCTGAGAGCCATTATAAAGAAGATCTGGAAGCGCACCAGCATGAAACTGCTAGACCAGGTCATTCCTCCTATTGGAG ATGATGAGGTGACTGTGGGGAAATTCTACGCCACCTTCCTTTTGCAAGACCATTTGCGCAAGTTCATCAAGCGTCAAGAGGAGTATTACGGCTACCGTCCAACTAAGAAGAGTGCCTCAGGTCCAGAGATCCAG GCAGGGCTGAGGAGTATAGAGGAAGAAGCAGCTCCAGAAATGCACAGAGCCATTTCAGGAGACCTGCAGAATGAAGAAGAGATGGAAAGAGCCATGGAGGAGGCAGGAGAAGAGGCCATTTATCAG CGTTCACACCACCTGTTTGGCAACCGGGTGGAGTCGTTCTCCACTGAGCCGGCTAACACTCAGTCCCAACAGGTGACCAACATGCGGCCACTCAGTTTCGCTGAAAGCCAGCCCGAGTCCCCACCAAGCTCAGCCTCAGCCTTGGTGTCTGGTACAGAGTTTTTCCCCACAGCTCCACCAAAGAGCAATACTAACAACAACGCCTTTGCAGA ATTTTCATTTGAAAGAGAAGGGACTCCGGATGAGTTTTACAATCCTTGTGAGGATGAGGAGGCAG CCAGCAGACATGCCTGGAACTTCACAGTGAGAACAGGCAGAACACAG TTCCCTTATGACCCTAACTATGGTGACAGTCAGAGTCAGAGTTCACACACTGCAGCCGACCACCTCGTCCAAGAG gCTCTAGAGAAGGGTGGACTGGTCTCCCTGGCCAGGGACCCGGGCTTCGTCTCATTAACAAAGAAAGAGATGGCTGAAGCCATGCACATCTCAGTATCTGACATGGAGGGTGTGGCTCAGGGCATCCTCAAAGAACGCTCCAGCAGCATGACCCCCGTTAAAAAGAAGCGTCCCATCCCTGTCCCTTCTCCTGCCCCAGCGGCGGCAACAGTGGTAACAGGCCGGCCAGATCCAGCTGTGAGGAGAAAGAAACGTCCAATTCCCACGGTTCCCTCCGCACAGGGACCGTCTGAAACCGACTCCGGAGTGTAG
- the tmem9 gene encoding transmembrane protein 9, with protein MPCGWGRSWMFAAAAVVTVFLLDVVVFARAKSFEDVRCKCICPPYRNITGHIYNRNFSQKDCNCLHVVEPMPVPGHDVEAYCLLCECKYEERSSNTIKVTIIIYLSVVGALLLYMLFLLLVDPLIRKHDPYTQPLHNEEDSEEMRPQAESSSQARGNTVLERVEGAQQRWKKQVQEQRKTVFDRHKLLS; from the exons ATGCCGTGTGGTTGGGGAAGATCCTGGATGTTTGCTGCAGCCGCAGTGGTGACCGTGTTTCTGCTGGATGTTGTCGTTTTTGCTCGAGCTAAG AGCTTTGAGGATGTCCGCTGCAAATGCATCTGCCCGCCCTACAGAAACATTACCGGTCACATCTATAACAGAAATTTCTCCCAGAAAGATTg CAACTGCCTGCATGTAGTGGAGCCCATGCCTGTTCCTGGCCATGATGTGGAAGCCTACTGTCTGCTTTGTGAGTGCAAGTATGAAGAACGAAGCAGCAACACAATTAAG GTGACCATCATCATTTACCTGTCAGTCGTGGGTGCCTTGCTGCTCTACATGCTCTTCCTGCTACTGGTTGATCCTCTTATCCGCAAGCATGACCCGTACACCCAGCCGCTGCACAATGAGGAAGACTCTGAG GAGATGCGTCCGCAGGCAGAGAGCAGCAGCCAGGCCAGAGGAAACACGGTGCTGGAGCGGGTTGAGGGAGCACAGCAGCGCTGGAAAAAGCAGGTTCAGGAGCAGCGCAAAACGGTCTTTGACCGCCACAAGTTGTTAAGTTAA